A genomic segment from Leptolyngbya boryana PCC 6306 encodes:
- a CDS encoding Tic22 family protein, with protein sequence MKSLVRWSTTAALVGGTLMGTLVGGLQALALTPEQISQKLRAVPVFTIANNQGAPLVAQPPNGQKGNPVAGVFISQKDAAAFLENLKAKNPALAKDVRVVPVSLAEVYQLNQGAQGKPDKLDFAYVPTKQQVDSAVAILKQGGQQVSQFNGTPLFVARAGKEKGFLTIQEGNQSVIPMFFNKEDLQPLVDRFKQQKPDLAATVDIQVFPLEGVMEAMKKEKDPQLDKIVLIPPRETIEFVRSQQPQQGQQQRPQQGQQQRPAPQPQRR encoded by the coding sequence ATGAAGTCATTGGTTCGTTGGAGTACAACCGCTGCGTTAGTTGGCGGAACCTTGATGGGGACGCTAGTCGGCGGGCTGCAGGCACTTGCCCTAACACCAGAACAAATTAGTCAAAAGTTACGGGCTGTTCCAGTTTTCACGATCGCCAATAACCAAGGTGCGCCACTCGTCGCCCAGCCTCCCAACGGTCAAAAGGGAAATCCGGTTGCAGGGGTATTTATTAGCCAGAAAGATGCAGCAGCATTTTTAGAGAATTTGAAAGCAAAAAATCCAGCCCTGGCAAAGGATGTCAGAGTCGTTCCGGTCTCGCTCGCTGAAGTCTATCAACTCAACCAGGGAGCACAAGGCAAGCCTGATAAGTTAGATTTCGCGTATGTTCCTACGAAGCAGCAGGTTGATTCTGCTGTCGCGATTCTGAAGCAAGGGGGTCAGCAAGTCAGCCAGTTTAATGGCACACCGCTATTCGTCGCACGAGCTGGAAAAGAAAAGGGATTTTTGACGATTCAAGAAGGCAACCAGTCTGTGATCCCAATGTTCTTTAACAAAGAAGATTTACAGCCGTTGGTCGATCGCTTTAAGCAACAAAAGCCTGATTTAGCAGCCACAGTGGATATTCAGGTCTTCCCGCTTGAAGGCGTAATGGAAGCGATGAAAAAGGAAAAAGACCCGCAACTCGATAAGATTGTGCTGATTCCGCCGAGAGAGACGATCGAGTTTGTGCGATCGCAGCAACCGCAGCAGGGTCAACAGCAAAGACCGCAGCAAGGTCAACAGCAAAGACCCGCTCCACAACCGCAAAGACGTTAA
- a CDS encoding VWA domain-containing protein — translation MIETKYDFEQAILPTGTPLQTNLLLRFRADLPESPRRDLNLSLVIDRSGSMAGAPLHHALKAAESVVDQLEATDTLSVVVYDDVVDVPVAPQAVSDKSALKSAIRRVQAGGLTNLSGGWLKGCEFVKAHLDPQKVNRVLLLTDGHANMGIQDPRVLTTTSGQKAEEGIATTTLGFAQGFNEDMLIGMARASKGNFYFIQSIDEASEVFSIELDSLRAVVGQNLSVTIELAPGVELLDTLSLAEVTQTAQGSTVIGLGDLYEREDKLLGLSLSLPSASVGDLPIMRVHYSADVIQDGAIQSVAGTSEIVAKIGTIEESASAASSHILLELSQLTIAKTKETALNLAEQGKHQEAEFALRSLIQNLRSKGLDETFEIAEEIEQLDYFANRIAQGALGNAGRKELRDQSFQSLTRNRSDLAGRGVTAGEEIAAMATVQEVGSGIELICVREGGKLRVKVVSDGYDSTKNVQFPRAIRAEGARYVVEGIELSADQSFYRVQGQIQRFVKPGEVDVFASFGRSRSRTASTASKAPATAAALPTTDTVGDGILVQCVKDGSKLRARVVADGYEPDWNMRFPRSIREEGMLYVVEAVKTAPDGKSYIACGEIKRFVQAAIAS, via the coding sequence CCCCTTCAAACCAATTTATTGCTACGATTTCGAGCTGATCTTCCTGAATCTCCGCGCCGCGATTTGAACTTATCTCTCGTCATCGATCGCTCTGGATCAATGGCAGGTGCGCCGCTACATCATGCTTTGAAAGCTGCTGAATCTGTTGTCGATCAACTCGAAGCAACCGATACGCTTTCAGTCGTGGTTTACGATGATGTCGTAGATGTTCCGGTTGCTCCTCAAGCTGTGAGTGACAAATCTGCACTCAAATCTGCGATTCGTCGAGTTCAAGCAGGTGGGCTTACGAATCTTTCGGGTGGCTGGCTCAAAGGATGCGAGTTTGTCAAAGCGCATCTTGATCCACAAAAGGTCAACCGGGTGCTGCTCCTGACGGATGGTCATGCAAACATGGGGATTCAAGATCCGCGAGTCCTAACTACAACTTCAGGACAAAAAGCAGAAGAAGGCATTGCGACCACGACCTTAGGGTTTGCTCAAGGCTTTAATGAAGATATGCTGATTGGCATGGCAAGAGCCTCGAAAGGGAACTTCTACTTCATTCAGAGCATTGATGAAGCGAGCGAAGTGTTTAGCATCGAACTCGATAGCTTACGGGCAGTCGTGGGACAAAATCTCTCAGTGACGATCGAGCTTGCTCCCGGTGTTGAACTACTCGATACATTGAGTCTGGCTGAGGTGACACAAACTGCTCAAGGCTCAACTGTTATTGGCTTAGGCGATTTATATGAGCGCGAAGACAAGTTACTAGGCTTGAGCTTGTCACTTCCCTCTGCATCAGTTGGCGATTTGCCGATTATGAGAGTGCATTACAGCGCAGATGTGATTCAAGACGGAGCAATTCAATCCGTTGCAGGAACATCTGAGATTGTGGCAAAGATTGGCACGATCGAGGAATCTGCCAGCGCTGCATCTAGTCATATCCTTCTAGAACTCAGCCAACTGACGATCGCGAAAACAAAGGAAACTGCGCTGAATCTAGCAGAACAGGGCAAGCATCAAGAAGCAGAATTTGCTCTGCGATCGCTGATTCAAAATCTTCGCAGTAAAGGCTTAGACGAAACCTTTGAAATTGCAGAAGAGATCGAGCAGCTTGATTACTTTGCAAATCGGATTGCACAAGGAGCACTCGGAAATGCAGGACGCAAAGAACTAAGAGATCAAAGTTTCCAAAGCTTGACTCGCAATCGGAGCGATCTAGCAGGTCGGGGTGTGACGGCTGGCGAAGAAATTGCAGCCATGGCAACGGTGCAAGAAGTTGGCTCTGGAATTGAATTAATCTGCGTGCGAGAAGGCGGAAAACTGCGAGTCAAGGTCGTTTCCGATGGCTATGATTCGACCAAGAATGTACAGTTTCCACGTGCGATTCGAGCAGAAGGAGCGCGTTATGTCGTGGAAGGAATTGAGCTTTCCGCAGACCAATCTTTCTACCGAGTGCAAGGTCAGATCCAGCGATTTGTGAAGCCAGGGGAAGTAGATGTATTTGCAAGTTTTGGTCGATCGCGATCGAGAACTGCATCCACCGCATCAAAAGCACCCGCAACAGCCGCAGCTTTGCCAACCACAGATACAGTTGGAGATGGCATCTTAGTGCAGTGTGTGAAAGACGGTAGCAAGTTGAGAGCGCGAGTCGTTGCAGACGGGTACGAACCGGACTGGAACATGCGCTTTCCGCGATCGATTCGCGAAGAAGGAATGCTCTATGTCGTCGAAGCGGTGAAAACGGCTCCTGATGGTAAGTCTTACATTGCTTGCGGCGAGATCAAGCGGTTCGTCCAAGCTGCAATCGCAAGTTAA
- a CDS encoding DUF6745 domain-containing protein yields MRSLMANGRIPKKSIRPLPETHEPISGDRARKLILERRAWDGMRVLGHLNLSRASALYTLPENLTCESLDISDCPNLTFLPKGLHVTHWIEIADSGIMHLPKGHGFVLRWRGVRVSDAIAFETHTGQDILNVENVELRRVLIERLGYDTFLQQVGGVVRDRDTDAGGERQLICIAFEDDEPLMLLKVTCPSTGHLHILRVPPYLRTCHQAAAWIAGFDNPDDYQPVIEA; encoded by the coding sequence ATGCGGAGCTTAATGGCAAATGGGCGAATTCCCAAAAAGTCGATTCGTCCTCTTCCTGAAACTCATGAACCGATTTCGGGCGATCGTGCTCGGAAGTTGATTCTTGAACGTCGCGCTTGGGACGGGATGCGCGTTTTGGGTCATTTGAATCTAAGTCGCGCGTCAGCCCTTTACACGCTGCCCGAAAATCTCACGTGTGAAAGCTTGGATATTAGTGATTGTCCAAATCTCACGTTCCTGCCGAAAGGGTTGCATGTGACGCACTGGATTGAAATTGCAGACAGCGGAATTATGCACCTTCCGAAAGGGCATGGATTTGTGTTGCGCTGGCGGGGCGTGCGGGTCAGCGATGCGATCGCGTTTGAAACCCATACGGGACAAGATATTCTCAATGTCGAAAATGTTGAACTGCGCCGGGTGCTGATTGAGCGATTGGGATATGACACCTTTTTGCAGCAGGTCGGGGGTGTCGTGCGCGATCGTGATACCGATGCGGGTGGAGAACGTCAACTGATCTGTATTGCTTTTGAAGATGACGAGCCGCTGATGCTTCTAAAAGTGACTTGTCCTTCAACGGGACATCTGCATATTTTGCGAGTTCCGCCTTATCTACGAACTTGTCATCAGGCAGCCGCCTGGATAGCTGGATTTGACAATCCAGACGACTATCAGCCTGTGATCGAAGCTTAG